A genomic region of Pseudoxanthomonas suwonensis contains the following coding sequences:
- the typA gene encoding translational GTPase TypA, giving the protein MSIENLRNIAIVAHVDHGKTTLVDQLLKQSGTLSERTVLAERVMDSNDQEKERGITILAKNTAITWQGNRINIVDTPGHADFGGEVERVLSMVDTVLILVDAMDGPMPQTRFVTQKAFAMGFKPIVVVNKIDRPGSRPDWVVEQVWDLFDRLGATAEQMDFPIVYASALNGYASLDPEARSGDMTPLYEAIMQHAPKPEVDLDGPFQMRISQLDYNSFVGVIGIGRIQRGTLKKNMPVAVIDREGKKRQGKVLQVLGFMGLERIEQDTAEAGDIVAISGIAELTISDTICALESPEALPALTVDEPTISMTFQVNNSPFAGNKDLSGGKFLTSRQLKDRLDREKVHNVALKVEQLEDADKFLVSGRGELHLSVLIENMRREGYELAVSRPEVIIKEIDGQLMEPIEQLVVDVEEIHQGGVMEKLGTRKAQLKNMESDGKGRVRLDYEIPARGLIGFQNEFKTLTQGSGLLFHVFDHYGPKEQGAIAKRINGVMIANAPGATPAYALGPLEERGRLFAAEGDNVYEGQLVGIHSKDNDLTVNAIKTKPLTNMRASGKDDAIKLTPAIKFSLEQALDFIEDDELVEVTPKEIRLRKKMLTESDRKRASRAA; this is encoded by the coding sequence ATGTCCATCGAAAACCTGCGCAACATCGCCATCGTCGCCCACGTCGACCACGGCAAGACCACCCTCGTCGACCAGCTCCTGAAGCAGTCCGGCACCCTGTCCGAGCGTACGGTGCTGGCCGAGCGGGTGATGGACAGCAACGACCAGGAAAAGGAACGCGGCATCACCATCCTGGCCAAGAACACCGCCATCACCTGGCAGGGCAACCGCATCAACATCGTCGACACCCCCGGCCACGCCGACTTCGGCGGCGAGGTCGAGCGCGTGCTGTCGATGGTCGACACCGTGCTGATCTTGGTCGACGCGATGGACGGGCCGATGCCGCAGACCCGTTTCGTGACCCAGAAGGCGTTCGCGATGGGCTTCAAGCCGATCGTGGTGGTCAACAAGATCGACCGCCCCGGCTCGCGCCCGGACTGGGTCGTCGAGCAGGTCTGGGACCTGTTCGACCGCCTCGGCGCCACCGCCGAGCAGATGGACTTCCCGATCGTTTACGCCTCGGCCCTGAACGGCTATGCCTCGCTCGACCCGGAAGCACGCTCGGGCGACATGACCCCGCTGTACGAAGCGATCATGCAGCACGCGCCGAAGCCCGAGGTGGACCTGGACGGCCCGTTCCAGATGCGCATCAGCCAGCTGGACTACAACAGCTTCGTCGGCGTGATCGGCATCGGCCGCATCCAGCGCGGCACCCTGAAGAAGAACATGCCAGTGGCGGTGATCGACCGCGAAGGCAAGAAGCGCCAGGGCAAGGTACTGCAGGTGCTGGGCTTCATGGGCCTGGAGCGGATCGAGCAGGACACCGCCGAGGCCGGCGACATCGTTGCCATCTCCGGTATCGCCGAGCTGACCATCTCCGACACCATCTGCGCGCTGGAATCGCCCGAGGCGCTGCCGGCGCTGACCGTCGACGAACCGACCATCTCGATGACCTTCCAGGTCAACAACTCGCCGTTCGCCGGCAATAAGGACCTGTCGGGCGGCAAGTTCCTGACCAGCCGCCAGCTCAAGGACCGCCTGGACCGCGAGAAGGTGCACAACGTCGCGCTGAAGGTCGAACAGCTGGAAGACGCCGACAAGTTCCTGGTCTCCGGCCGCGGCGAGCTGCACCTGTCGGTGCTGATCGAGAACATGCGTCGCGAGGGCTACGAGCTGGCCGTGTCGCGCCCCGAAGTGATCATCAAGGAAATCGACGGCCAGCTGATGGAGCCGATCGAGCAGCTCGTCGTCGACGTGGAGGAGATCCACCAGGGCGGCGTGATGGAGAAGCTGGGCACCCGCAAGGCCCAGCTCAAGAACATGGAATCGGACGGCAAGGGCCGCGTGCGCCTGGACTACGAGATCCCGGCGCGCGGCCTGATCGGCTTCCAGAACGAGTTCAAGACCCTGACCCAGGGCTCGGGCCTGCTGTTCCACGTGTTCGACCACTACGGTCCGAAGGAACAGGGCGCGATCGCCAAGCGCATCAACGGCGTGATGATCGCCAATGCGCCGGGCGCGACGCCGGCCTATGCGCTGGGCCCGCTGGAGGAGCGCGGCCGCCTGTTCGCCGCCGAAGGCGACAACGTGTACGAGGGCCAGCTGGTCGGCATCCATTCCAAGGACAACGACCTGACCGTCAACGCGATCAAGACCAAGCCGCTGACCAACATGCGCGCTTCGGGCAAGGACGACGCGATCAAGCTGACCCCGGCGATCAAGTTCTCGCTGGAGCAGGCCCTGGACTTCATCGAGGACGACGAGCTGGTCGAGGTCACCCCGAAGGAGATCCGCCTGCGCAAGAAGATGCTGACCGAGAGCGACCGCAAGCGCGCCTCGCGCGCGGCCTGA
- a CDS encoding class II 3-deoxy-7-phosphoheptulonate synthase, translated as MSTPERSLQPVNLADGWSPASWRGRPALQMPQYPDPSALEAALAELRQLPPLVTSWEIFALKKQIAEAQEGQRFLLQGGDCAENFSDCESGTISNRLKVLLQMSLVLVHGLRLPVVRVGRFAGQYAKPRSTDLETRGEVSLPSYRGDVVNGPEFTAQARVPDPRRMLTAHARSAMTMNFVRALIDGGFADLHHPEYWSLSWVGCSPLAEDYQKMVNSIGDAVRFMETLAGVEVHNLNRIDFYTSHEALLLPYEEALTRQVPRQWGWFNLSTHYPWIGMRTAALDGAHVEYFRGIRNPVAIKVGPSVQPDQLLRLIDVLNPDDEPGRLTFIHRMGAAQIASKLPPLLEAVRRDGRRVLWVCDAMHGNTESTANGYKTRRFANILAEVEQSFDLHAAAGTRLGGVHLELTGEDVTECTGGARELTEVDLERAYRSTVDPRLNYEQSLEIAMAIVRKQGQRQADARV; from the coding sequence ATGAGCACGCCCGAACGCAGCCTCCAACCCGTGAACCTGGCCGACGGCTGGTCGCCCGCCAGCTGGCGCGGGCGGCCGGCCTTGCAGATGCCGCAGTATCCGGATCCATCGGCGCTGGAAGCCGCGCTGGCCGAACTGCGCCAGCTGCCGCCGCTGGTGACTTCGTGGGAGATCTTCGCGCTGAAGAAGCAGATCGCCGAGGCGCAGGAGGGCCAGCGCTTCCTGCTGCAGGGCGGCGACTGCGCCGAGAACTTCAGCGACTGCGAGTCCGGCACCATCTCCAACCGGCTCAAGGTGCTGCTGCAGATGAGCCTGGTGCTGGTCCACGGCCTGCGCCTGCCGGTGGTGCGGGTCGGCCGCTTCGCCGGCCAGTACGCCAAGCCGCGCTCGACCGACCTGGAGACCCGCGGCGAGGTCAGCCTGCCCAGCTACCGCGGCGACGTGGTCAACGGGCCGGAGTTCACCGCGCAGGCGCGCGTGCCCGACCCGCGGCGCATGCTTACCGCCCACGCGCGCTCGGCGATGACCATGAACTTCGTCCGCGCGCTGATCGACGGCGGCTTCGCCGACCTGCACCACCCGGAGTACTGGAGCCTGAGCTGGGTCGGCTGCTCGCCGCTGGCCGAGGACTACCAGAAGATGGTGAACTCGATCGGCGACGCGGTGCGCTTCATGGAGACGCTGGCCGGGGTGGAGGTGCACAACCTCAACCGGATCGACTTCTACACTTCGCATGAGGCACTGCTGCTGCCGTACGAGGAGGCGCTGACCCGGCAGGTGCCGCGGCAGTGGGGCTGGTTCAACCTGTCCACGCACTATCCGTGGATCGGCATGCGCACCGCCGCGCTGGACGGCGCGCACGTGGAGTACTTCCGCGGCATCCGCAACCCGGTGGCGATCAAGGTCGGCCCGTCGGTGCAGCCGGACCAGTTGCTGCGCCTGATCGACGTGCTCAACCCGGACGACGAGCCGGGCCGGCTGACCTTCATCCACCGCATGGGCGCGGCGCAGATCGCCTCGAAGCTGCCGCCGCTGCTGGAGGCGGTGCGCCGAGACGGCCGCCGCGTGCTGTGGGTGTGCGACGCGATGCACGGCAACACCGAGAGCACCGCCAACGGCTACAAGACCCGCCGCTTCGCCAACATCCTGGCCGAAGTGGAGCAGTCCTTTGACCTGCACGCGGCCGCCGGCACGCGCCTGGGCGGCGTGCACCTGGAACTGACCGGCGAGGACGTCACCGAATGCACCGGCGGCGCCCGCGAGCTGACCGAGGTCGACCTCGAGCGCGCCTACCGCTCGACGGTCGATCCACGCCTGAACTACGAGCAGTCGCTGGAGATCGCGATGGCGATCGTGCGCAAGCAGGGCCAGCGCCAGGCGGACGCGCGGGTCTGA
- a CDS encoding DNA-directed RNA polymerase subunit alpha: MTVTANQVLRPRGPQIERLTGNRAKIVIEPLERGYGHTLGNALRRVLLSSIPGFAITEVEIDGVLHEYTTVEGLQEDVLEVLLNLKDVAIRMHSGESATLSLSKQGPGVVTAGDIKTDHNVEILNVDHVICHLTKDTALNMRLKIERGFGYQPATARRRPDEETRTIGRLVLDASFSPVRRVAYAVEAARVEQRTDLDKLVLDIETNGTIDAEEAVRTAADILSDQLSVFGDFTHRDRGAAKAAPTGVDPVLLRPIDDLELTVRSANCLKAESIYYIGDLIQKTEVELLKTPNLGKKSLTEIKEVLAQRGLSLGMKLENWPPAGIAQHGMLG, from the coding sequence ATGACGGTTACCGCCAACCAGGTCCTGCGTCCCCGCGGACCGCAGATCGAACGCCTCACCGGCAATCGCGCCAAGATCGTGATCGAACCGCTCGAGCGCGGCTACGGCCATACGCTCGGCAACGCGCTGCGCCGCGTCCTGTTGTCCTCGATCCCCGGCTTCGCGATCACCGAGGTCGAGATCGACGGCGTGCTGCACGAATACACCACGGTCGAAGGCCTGCAGGAGGACGTGCTGGAAGTCCTGCTGAACCTGAAGGACGTCGCCATCCGCATGCACAGCGGCGAGAGCGCCACCCTGAGCCTGTCCAAGCAGGGTCCGGGCGTGGTCACCGCCGGCGACATCAAGACCGACCACAACGTCGAGATCCTCAACGTCGACCACGTGATCTGCCACCTCACCAAGGACACGGCGCTGAACATGCGCCTGAAGATCGAGCGCGGCTTCGGCTACCAGCCGGCCACCGCCCGTCGCCGTCCGGACGAGGAAACCCGCACGATCGGCCGCCTGGTGCTGGACGCCTCGTTCTCGCCGGTCCGCCGCGTCGCCTACGCGGTGGAAGCCGCGCGCGTGGAGCAGCGCACCGACCTGGACAAGCTGGTCCTGGACATCGAGACCAACGGCACGATCGACGCCGAGGAAGCCGTGCGCACCGCCGCCGACATCCTCAGCGACCAGCTGTCGGTGTTCGGCGACTTCACCCACCGCGACCGCGGTGCCGCCAAGGCGGCCCCGACCGGCGTGGACCCGGTGCTGCTGCGTCCGATCGACGACCTGGAGCTGACCGTGCGTTCGGCCAACTGCCTCAAGGCCGAGAGCATCTACTACATTGGCGACCTGATCCAGAAGACCGAGGTCGAGCTGCTCAAGACCCCGAACCTGGGCAAGAAGTCGCTGACCGAGATCAAGGAAGTCCTCGCCCAGCGCGGCCTGTCCCTCGGCATGAAGCTGGAGAACTGGCCGCCGGCCGGGATCGCACAGCACGGGATGCTGGGTTAA
- a CDS encoding amidase: MRLAALLTAALLCVGAAGCRREEPALPAPPAQAPSPAASSFPYAEAGIADLQAAMERGETTSHALVQAYLARIIALDRNGPRLNSIIELNPRARTEAAALDAERAAGRVRGPLHGIPVLLKDNIDATPMATTAGSLAMAGFRPAGDAFLVERLREAGAVVLGKANLSEWANFRSTRSTSGWSSVGGQTRNPYALDRSPCGSSSGTAVAVAANLTVAGVGTETDGSILCPAAVNGLVGLKPTVGLVSRSGIVPIAPSQDTAGPMTRSVEDAALVLAAIAGRDPADPATMDNRVLATFDYAQQLRGASLRGVRIGLLRDRLAISPEAAAATERAVAAMREAGAVVADAQIPTQGQWSADELEVLLSEFRPALERYLRQRQAPVASLDELIEYNRRNAARTMPLFGQELLEQAAERQGLAAPAYIAARTRARRLAGPEGIDAALRDGPFDVLVAPTTGVAWPIDAAQGDRFPGAGYGAAAVAGYPALTVPMGHSDGLPLGLVFIGPAWSEARLLRIGHAYEQLTRARHPPTFRASVDTPPAAADGNAGR; this comes from the coding sequence ATGCGCCTGGCCGCACTGCTGACGGCGGCGCTCCTGTGCGTGGGCGCAGCGGGTTGCCGTCGCGAGGAACCTGCCCTGCCTGCGCCGCCGGCGCAGGCACCCTCGCCGGCCGCCTCCTCCTTCCCCTACGCAGAGGCCGGGATCGCCGACCTGCAGGCCGCCATGGAGCGCGGCGAGACCACCAGCCACGCGCTGGTGCAGGCCTACCTGGCGCGGATCATCGCCCTGGACCGCAACGGGCCCAGGCTCAACTCGATCATCGAACTCAACCCGCGAGCCCGCACCGAGGCGGCGGCGCTGGACGCCGAGCGCGCCGCCGGCCGCGTGCGCGGTCCGCTGCACGGCATCCCGGTCCTGCTCAAGGACAACATCGACGCCACGCCGATGGCCACCACCGCCGGCTCGCTGGCCATGGCCGGCTTCCGGCCAGCCGGTGACGCCTTCCTGGTGGAGCGGCTGCGCGAAGCCGGCGCGGTCGTGCTCGGCAAGGCCAACCTCAGCGAGTGGGCCAACTTCCGCTCGACCCGCTCGACCTCGGGCTGGAGTTCGGTCGGTGGCCAGACCCGCAACCCCTACGCGCTCGACCGCTCGCCCTGCGGCTCCAGTTCCGGCACCGCGGTGGCGGTGGCCGCCAACCTCACCGTCGCCGGGGTCGGCACCGAAACCGACGGCAGCATCCTGTGCCCGGCCGCCGTGAACGGCCTGGTCGGGCTGAAGCCGACCGTCGGCCTGGTCAGCCGCAGCGGCATCGTGCCGATCGCCCCCAGCCAGGACACTGCCGGACCGATGACGCGCAGCGTCGAGGACGCGGCCCTGGTGCTGGCCGCGATCGCCGGCCGCGACCCCGCCGACCCGGCGACGATGGACAACCGCGTGCTGGCCACCTTCGACTACGCCCAGCAGCTGCGTGGTGCCAGCCTGCGCGGCGTGCGGATCGGACTGCTGCGCGACCGGTTGGCGATATCACCGGAGGCGGCGGCGGCCACCGAGCGCGCCGTGGCGGCGATGCGCGAAGCCGGGGCGGTCGTGGCCGACGCGCAGATCCCGACCCAGGGCCAGTGGAGCGCGGACGAGCTCGAGGTCCTGCTGAGCGAGTTCCGGCCCGCGCTGGAGCGCTACCTGCGGCAACGCCAGGCGCCGGTCGCGAGCCTGGACGAACTGATCGAGTACAACCGCCGCAACGCGGCACGGACCATGCCGCTGTTCGGGCAGGAACTGCTGGAGCAGGCCGCCGAACGCCAGGGCCTGGCCGCACCGGCCTACATCGCCGCGCGCACCCGCGCCCGCCGTCTGGCCGGCCCGGAAGGCATCGACGCGGCGTTGCGCGACGGTCCGTTCGACGTGCTGGTGGCGCCGACCACCGGCGTGGCCTGGCCGATCGATGCCGCGCAGGGCGACCGCTTCCCGGGCGCCGGCTACGGCGCGGCCGCGGTCGCCGGCTACCCGGCCCTGACGGTGCCGATGGGCCACAGCGACGGCCTGCCCCTGGGCCTGGTGTTCATCGGACCGGCCTGGAGTGAAGCGCGGCTGCTGCGGATCGGCCACGCCTACGAGCAGCTGACCCGGGCGCGGCACCCGCCCACGTTCCGCGCCAGCGTCGACACGCCGCCGGCGGCCGCCGATGGGAACGCCGGGCGCTGA
- a CDS encoding peptidylprolyl isomerase, protein MSLIATFDTARGPIRVELLPDKAPLTVANFVNLVQRGFYDGLSFHRVIADFMVQGGCPEGSGRGGPGYRFEDETNNGVAHERGVLSMANAGPNTNGSQFFITHVATPWLDGRHTVFGKVVEGLDVVDSIAQGDAINSVKIEGDATPVLAAKADRVAEWNRYLSA, encoded by the coding sequence ATGTCCCTGATCGCCACCTTCGATACCGCCCGCGGCCCGATCCGGGTCGAACTGCTGCCCGACAAGGCGCCGCTGACCGTGGCCAACTTCGTCAACCTGGTCCAGCGCGGTTTCTACGACGGCCTGAGCTTCCACCGGGTGATCGCCGATTTCATGGTCCAGGGCGGCTGCCCGGAGGGCTCCGGCCGCGGCGGCCCGGGCTACCGCTTCGAGGACGAGACCAACAACGGCGTCGCCCACGAGCGCGGCGTGCTGTCCATGGCCAATGCCGGCCCGAACACCAACGGCAGCCAGTTCTTCATCACCCACGTGGCCACCCCCTGGCTGGACGGCCGCCATACCGTGTTCGGCAAGGTGGTCGAGGGCCTGGACGTGGTCGACAGCATCGCCCAGGGCGACGCGATCAATTCCGTGAAGATCGAGGGTGATGCCACCCCGGTGCTGGCCGCCAAGGCCGACCGCGTCGCCGAGTGGAACCGTTACCTGAGCGCCTGA
- a CDS encoding malate dehydrogenase, whose protein sequence is MKTPVRVAVTGAAGQIGYALLFRIASGEMLGKDQPVILQLLELPLDKAQAALKGVIMELEDCAFPLLAGIVGTDDPEVAFKDADVAMLVGARPRGPGMERKDLLLENAKIFTAQGAALNKVASRDVKVLVVGNPANTNAYIAMKSAPDLKPENFTAMLRLDHNRALSQLAGKAGVAVGEIEKLIVWGNHSPTMYPDYRFATVGGASLKDRINDADWNANEFIPKVGKRGAAIIEARGLSSAASAANAAIDHVRDWLLGSNGKWVTMGIPSDGSYGIPEGVIFGFPVITENGSYTLVRDLPVDEFSQKAIDKTLGELEEERGGVAHLLG, encoded by the coding sequence ATGAAGACCCCCGTTCGAGTTGCCGTCACCGGCGCCGCCGGCCAGATCGGCTACGCCCTGCTGTTCCGCATCGCCTCCGGCGAGATGCTCGGCAAGGACCAGCCGGTGATCCTGCAGCTGCTGGAACTGCCGCTGGACAAGGCCCAGGCCGCGCTCAAGGGCGTGATCATGGAGCTGGAGGACTGCGCGTTCCCGCTGCTGGCCGGCATCGTCGGCACCGACGATCCGGAAGTGGCGTTCAAGGACGCCGACGTGGCCATGCTGGTCGGCGCGCGTCCGCGCGGCCCGGGCATGGAGCGCAAGGACCTGCTGCTGGAGAACGCCAAGATCTTCACCGCCCAGGGCGCGGCGCTGAACAAGGTCGCCAGCCGCGACGTGAAGGTGCTGGTGGTCGGCAATCCGGCCAACACCAACGCCTACATCGCGATGAAGTCGGCGCCGGACCTGAAGCCGGAGAACTTCACCGCCATGCTGCGCCTGGACCACAACCGCGCGCTGAGCCAGCTGGCCGGCAAGGCCGGCGTGGCCGTGGGCGAGATCGAGAAGCTGATCGTGTGGGGCAACCACAGCCCGACCATGTACCCGGACTACCGCTTCGCCACCGTCGGCGGCGCCTCGCTGAAGGACAGGATCAACGACGCCGACTGGAACGCCAACGAGTTCATCCCCAAGGTCGGCAAGCGCGGCGCGGCGATCATCGAGGCCCGCGGCCTGTCCTCGGCCGCCTCGGCCGCCAACGCCGCCATCGACCACGTCCGCGACTGGCTGCTGGGCAGCAACGGCAAGTGGGTGACCATGGGCATCCCGTCCGACGGTTCCTACGGCATCCCCGAGGGTGTGATCTTCGGTTTCCCGGTGATCACCGAGAACGGCAGCTACACCCTGGTGCGCGACCTGCCGGTCGACGAGTTCAGCCAGAAGGCGATCGACAAGACCCTGGGCGAGCTGGAAGAGGAGCGCGGCGGCGTCGCCCACCTGCTGGGTTGA
- the prpE gene encoding propionate--CoA ligase produces MRYEDLYRRSIEQPEAFWAEAATAIDWNVPPQRILDYANPPFRKWFVGGTTNLCHNAVDRHLAERGDQLALVGWSSETGSVRELTFRQLHREVNTFAAALQSLGVDRGDRVVVYMPHTVDAAIAMLACARIGAVHSVVFGGFASHNLALRIDDARPKVLVCADAGSRGGKVIPFKPMVDEALARAEHPPVHVLVVNRGLAGELPMRPGRDVEYGPLREAHAKAEVPVEWLESNEPSYILYTSGTTGKPKGVQRDVGGYAVALALSMWSIYDIRPGQVMFSTSDIGWVVGHSYNVYGPLIAGATSILYEGLPTSPDPGIWWRICERYGVRTMFSSPTAVRVLKKQDPSWLQRYDLSRLQYLFLAGEPLDEPTAGWITGALGKTVIDNYWQTETGWPVLTLMPGVEMRPVKLGSPGLPSPGYRLRVIDEATGQDVGPGEKGVLAIQPPLPPGCLTTVWGNDERFIASYFGHFKELLYSSLDWAIRDEDGYTFILGRTDDVINVAGHRLGTREIEESVSSHPSVAEAAVIGVHDEVKGQVPVVFATLKRSDGDAAESAAQMMRTVTEQLGAVARPSRVYVVNALPKTRSGKLLRRSLQALAEHRDPGDLSTLDDPNALEEVRRALERGADAGG; encoded by the coding sequence ATGCGCTACGAAGACCTGTACCGGCGTTCGATCGAGCAGCCGGAGGCGTTCTGGGCCGAGGCGGCCACCGCCATCGACTGGAACGTGCCGCCGCAGCGGATCCTGGACTATGCCAATCCGCCGTTCCGCAAGTGGTTCGTCGGCGGCACCACCAACCTGTGCCACAACGCGGTCGACCGGCACCTGGCCGAGCGCGGCGACCAGCTCGCCCTGGTCGGCTGGTCCAGCGAGACCGGCAGCGTCCGCGAACTGACCTTCCGCCAGCTGCACCGCGAGGTGAACACGTTCGCTGCGGCGCTGCAGTCGCTGGGTGTCGACCGGGGCGATCGGGTGGTGGTCTACATGCCGCACACGGTCGACGCGGCCATCGCCATGCTGGCCTGCGCGCGCATCGGCGCGGTGCATTCGGTGGTGTTCGGCGGCTTCGCCTCGCACAACCTGGCCCTGCGCATTGACGACGCGCGGCCGAAGGTGCTGGTCTGCGCCGATGCCGGCAGCCGCGGCGGCAAGGTGATCCCGTTCAAGCCGATGGTCGACGAGGCGCTGGCGCGCGCCGAACACCCGCCGGTGCACGTGCTGGTGGTCAATCGCGGACTGGCCGGCGAGTTGCCGATGCGGCCCGGGCGCGACGTCGAATACGGCCCGCTGCGCGAGGCGCACGCCAAGGCCGAAGTGCCGGTGGAGTGGCTGGAATCCAACGAGCCCAGCTACATCCTCTACACCTCCGGCACCACCGGCAAGCCCAAGGGCGTGCAGCGCGACGTCGGCGGTTACGCGGTGGCGCTGGCGCTGTCGATGTGGTCGATCTACGACATCCGCCCGGGCCAGGTGATGTTCTCCACCTCCGACATCGGCTGGGTGGTCGGCCACTCCTACAACGTCTACGGGCCGCTGATCGCCGGCGCGACCTCGATCCTGTACGAGGGGCTGCCGACCTCGCCGGACCCGGGCATCTGGTGGCGGATCTGCGAGCGCTATGGCGTGCGCACGATGTTCTCCTCGCCCACCGCGGTGCGGGTGCTGAAGAAGCAGGATCCGTCGTGGCTGCAGCGCTACGACCTGTCCAGGCTGCAGTACCTGTTCCTGGCCGGCGAGCCGCTGGACGAGCCGACTGCCGGGTGGATCACCGGCGCGCTGGGCAAGACCGTGATCGACAACTACTGGCAGACCGAGACCGGCTGGCCGGTGCTGACGCTGATGCCCGGGGTGGAGATGCGCCCGGTCAAGCTGGGCTCGCCGGGGCTGCCGTCTCCGGGCTACCGCCTGCGGGTGATCGACGAGGCGACCGGGCAGGACGTCGGTCCGGGCGAGAAGGGCGTGCTGGCGATCCAGCCGCCGCTGCCGCCGGGCTGCCTGACCACGGTGTGGGGCAACGACGAGCGCTTCATCGCCAGCTACTTCGGCCACTTCAAGGAGCTGCTGTACAGCTCGCTGGACTGGGCGATCCGCGACGAGGACGGCTACACCTTCATCCTCGGCCGCACCGACGACGTGATCAACGTCGCCGGCCACCGCCTGGGCACGCGCGAGATCGAGGAATCGGTCTCCAGCCATCCCTCGGTCGCCGAGGCTGCGGTGATCGGCGTGCACGACGAGGTCAAGGGACAGGTGCCGGTGGTGTTCGCCACGCTCAAGCGCAGCGACGGCGATGCGGCCGAGTCGGCCGCGCAGATGATGCGGACCGTGACCGAGCAGCTCGGCGCGGTGGCGCGGCCCTCGCGCGTGTACGTGGTCAACGCGCTGCCGAAGACGCGCTCTGGCAAGCTGCTGCGGCGCTCGCTGCAGGCGCTGGCCGAGCACCGCGACCCGGGCGACCTGTCCACGCTGGACGATCCGAACGCGCTGGAGGAAGTGAGGCGCGCGCTCGAACGCGGTGCCGACGCCGGAGGCTGA
- a CDS encoding disulfide bond formation protein B has product MNPFRWSFRAQFLAGFLGCAALIGYAIYTQLYQGLEPCPLCIFQRIAYAALALVFLAGGLHAPRSPGGRRFYGVLVAIASLVGIGIAGRHVWLQTLPHDLVPACGPPLSFLQETHGPIELVRKVLTGTGDCGTVDWTLLGLSMPAWSLIGFVLLAGWGLQAAFRRRKGRNRL; this is encoded by the coding sequence ATGAATCCCTTCCGTTGGAGTTTCCGCGCGCAGTTCCTCGCCGGCTTCCTCGGCTGCGCCGCCCTGATCGGCTATGCGATCTACACGCAGCTGTACCAGGGACTGGAGCCTTGTCCGCTGTGTATCTTCCAGCGCATCGCCTACGCGGCGCTGGCGCTGGTGTTCCTGGCCGGCGGACTGCACGCGCCGCGGTCGCCGGGCGGGCGCCGGTTCTACGGCGTGCTGGTGGCCATCGCCTCGCTGGTGGGCATCGGCATCGCCGGGCGCCACGTATGGCTGCAGACCCTGCCGCACGACCTGGTGCCCGCGTGCGGTCCGCCGCTGTCGTTCCTGCAGGAGACGCACGGCCCGATCGAGCTGGTGCGCAAGGTACTCACCGGCACCGGCGACTGCGGCACCGTCGACTGGACCCTGCTGGGCCTGAGCATGCCGGCGTGGAGCCTGATCGGCTTCGTGCTGCTGGCCGGGTGGGGCCTGCAGGCTGCCTTCCGCCGCCGCAAGGGCCGCAACCGGCTCTGA
- a CDS encoding glutaredoxin family protein, with amino-acid sequence MRILGLLLIVGIAGGLYAWWSKDRQPDLHPDDPRVATGETGIVMLAAEWCGYCRKQQGDFERAEVRYRVLDIDTPAGDRAMRALGARGVPVTVVGQAVVRGYDTAALDERLSPLGYDVY; translated from the coding sequence ATGCGCATCCTCGGCCTCCTGCTGATCGTCGGCATCGCCGGCGGGCTGTATGCCTGGTGGTCGAAGGACCGCCAGCCGGACCTGCATCCGGACGACCCGCGCGTGGCCACCGGCGAGACCGGCATCGTGATGCTGGCCGCCGAGTGGTGCGGCTACTGCCGCAAGCAGCAGGGCGACTTCGAGCGCGCCGAGGTCCGCTACCGCGTGCTCGACATCGACACGCCGGCCGGCGACCGGGCGATGCGCGCGCTGGGCGCGCGCGGCGTGCCGGTGACCGTGGTCGGCCAGGCCGTGGTCCGCGGCTACGACACGGCGGCATTGGACGAAAGGCTGAGCCCGCTCGGTTACGACGTCTATTAA
- the rplQ gene encoding 50S ribosomal protein L17, producing the protein MRHQKAGRKFSRTSAHREAMFKNMAASLFKHELIKTTLPKAKELRRIAEPLITLAKVDSVANRRLAFARLRDKEAVGNLFTMLGPRYQARPGGYLRILKCGFRAGDNAPMAYVELVDRPQAAE; encoded by the coding sequence ATGCGTCACCAGAAAGCCGGCCGCAAGTTCAGCCGCACCAGCGCCCACCGCGAAGCGATGTTCAAGAACATGGCCGCCTCGCTGTTCAAGCACGAACTGATCAAGACCACCCTGCCCAAGGCCAAGGAACTGCGCCGCATCGCCGAGCCGCTGATCACCCTGGCCAAGGTCGACAGCGTCGCCAACCGCCGCCTGGCGTTCGCCCGCCTGCGCGACAAGGAAGCCGTCGGCAACCTGTTCACCATGCTGGGCCCGCGCTACCAGGCGCGTCCGGGCGGTTACCTGCGCATCCTCAAGTGCGGCTTCCGCGCCGGCGACAACGCGCCGATGGCGTACGTCGAGCTGGTCGACCGCCCGCAGGCGGCCGAATAA